One part of the Prunus persica cultivar Lovell chromosome G5, Prunus_persica_NCBIv2, whole genome shotgun sequence genome encodes these proteins:
- the LOC18777385 gene encoding uncharacterized protein LOC18777385 isoform X1 — translation MVSSNLNNNALGNSVVGSSVCHKQSTLPMKKIALRDVQNDNRNFMPNYPENCFLGRPVADPIKVLGTKILNPELPRSPPCHQFTSISSASDQLMHGGGGRKLESALGKRRVQGVTEQNTYSLNFKRYCSQKQQDLPRDRTKNQEHEISAFAPMPSASPVKFSPGKPPVPIFLGKPSNGLPAAHSRHLRFTPESMVPHLVGSEKNHDEQRTEGFLHLQNLLKQFDDSDQREYIQTLRYLSPSELSRHAVELEKRSMQLSVEEVINASCSKRDPKDDGSKYIGEVFNDKQFFIGNLSVFSATSGKRLKIQNTLVLVMASRMNSPKYLELTLKLGNC, via the exons ATGGTGAGCTCTAACCTCAACAACAATGCACTGGGAAACAGTGTGGTTGGTTCATCTGTGTGCCATAAGCAATCAACATTACCGATGAAAAAGATAGCATTGAGAGATGTACAGAATGATAATAGGAACTTTATGCCAAATTATCCTGAGAATTGTTTTCTAGGACGACCAGTCGCGGATCCCATTAAGGTTCTGGGAACTAAGATACTCAACCCTGAGTTGCCACGGAGCCCACCTTGTCACCAATTCACGAGCATCAGCAGTGCAAGTGATCAGCTCATGCATGGCGGTGGTGGGAGGAAGTTAGAGTCAGCACTAGGCAAGCGAAGAGTTCAAGGTGTGACAGAACAAAATACTTACTCTCTCAATTTCAAACGATATTGTTCGCAAAAGCAGCAAGACCTACCTAGAGACAGAACCAAGAATCAGGAACATGAGATATCTGCATTTGCACCAATGCCTTCGGCTTCTCCGGTTAAATTTTCACCTGGTAAACCACCAGTTCCAATTTTTCTTGGAAAGCCCAGTAATGGTTTGCCAGCTGCTCATTCCAGGCACCTTAGATTCACTCCTGAATCTATGGTTCCTCACTTGGTTGGTTCTGAGAAGAACCATGATGAGCAAAGGACAGAAGGGTTTCTACATTTGCAGAACCTCTTGAAGCAATTTGATGATTCTGATCAGAGAGAATACATCCAGA CGCTTCGTTATTTATCGCCATCTGAGCTTAGCAGACATGCCGTTGAGCTAGAGAAAAGATCAATGCAGCTATCAGTTGAGGAAG TGATCAATGCATCATGCAGCAAAAGAGATCCAAAGGATGATGGCTCTAAATATATTGGGGAAGTCTTCAATGACAAGCAATTTTTTATAGGCAATTTGAGCGTGTTCAGTGCAACAAGTGGAAAGCGATTAAAGATTCAAAATACTCTGGTTTTGGTGATGGCCAGCAGAATGAACTCTCCCAAATACCTTGAGCTTACTTTAAAGCTTGGGAATTGTTAG
- the LOC18777385 gene encoding uncharacterized protein LOC18777385 isoform X3, giving the protein MVSSNLNNNALGNSVVGSSVCHKQSTLPMKKIALRDVQNDNRNFMPNYPENCFLGRPVADPIKVLGTKILNPELPRSPPCHQFTSISSASDQLMHGGGGRKLESALGKRRVQGVTEQNTYSLNFKRYCSQKQQDLPRDRTKNQEHEISAFAPMPSASPVKFSPGKPPVPIFLGKPSNGLPAAHSRHLRFTPESMVPHLVGSEKNHDEQRTEGFLHLQNLLKQFDDSDQREYIQTLRYLSPSELSRHAVELEKRSMQLSVEEGLARIVLTRDAKLAKICLLFS; this is encoded by the exons ATGGTGAGCTCTAACCTCAACAACAATGCACTGGGAAACAGTGTGGTTGGTTCATCTGTGTGCCATAAGCAATCAACATTACCGATGAAAAAGATAGCATTGAGAGATGTACAGAATGATAATAGGAACTTTATGCCAAATTATCCTGAGAATTGTTTTCTAGGACGACCAGTCGCGGATCCCATTAAGGTTCTGGGAACTAAGATACTCAACCCTGAGTTGCCACGGAGCCCACCTTGTCACCAATTCACGAGCATCAGCAGTGCAAGTGATCAGCTCATGCATGGCGGTGGTGGGAGGAAGTTAGAGTCAGCACTAGGCAAGCGAAGAGTTCAAGGTGTGACAGAACAAAATACTTACTCTCTCAATTTCAAACGATATTGTTCGCAAAAGCAGCAAGACCTACCTAGAGACAGAACCAAGAATCAGGAACATGAGATATCTGCATTTGCACCAATGCCTTCGGCTTCTCCGGTTAAATTTTCACCTGGTAAACCACCAGTTCCAATTTTTCTTGGAAAGCCCAGTAATGGTTTGCCAGCTGCTCATTCCAGGCACCTTAGATTCACTCCTGAATCTATGGTTCCTCACTTGGTTGGTTCTGAGAAGAACCATGATGAGCAAAGGACAGAAGGGTTTCTACATTTGCAGAACCTCTTGAAGCAATTTGATGATTCTGATCAGAGAGAATACATCCAGA CGCTTCGTTATTTATCGCCATCTGAGCTTAGCAGACATGCCGTTGAGCTAGAGAAAAGATCAATGCAGCTATCAGTTGAGGAAG
- the LOC18777385 gene encoding uncharacterized protein LOC18777385 isoform X2, with protein MVSSNLNNNALGNSVVGSSVCHKQSTLPMKKIALRDVQNDNRNFMPNYPENCFLGRPVADPIKVLGTKILNPELPRSPPCHQFTSISSASDQLMHGGGGRKLESALGKRRVQGVTEQNTYSLNFKRYCSQKQQDLPRDRTKNQEHEISAFAPMPSASPVKFSPGKPPVPIFLGKPSNGLPAAHSRHLRFTPESMVPHLVGSEKNHDEQRTEGFLHLQNLLKQFDDSDQREYIQTLRYLSPSELSRHAVELEKRSMQLSVEEAKEIQRMMALNILGKSSMTSNFL; from the exons ATGGTGAGCTCTAACCTCAACAACAATGCACTGGGAAACAGTGTGGTTGGTTCATCTGTGTGCCATAAGCAATCAACATTACCGATGAAAAAGATAGCATTGAGAGATGTACAGAATGATAATAGGAACTTTATGCCAAATTATCCTGAGAATTGTTTTCTAGGACGACCAGTCGCGGATCCCATTAAGGTTCTGGGAACTAAGATACTCAACCCTGAGTTGCCACGGAGCCCACCTTGTCACCAATTCACGAGCATCAGCAGTGCAAGTGATCAGCTCATGCATGGCGGTGGTGGGAGGAAGTTAGAGTCAGCACTAGGCAAGCGAAGAGTTCAAGGTGTGACAGAACAAAATACTTACTCTCTCAATTTCAAACGATATTGTTCGCAAAAGCAGCAAGACCTACCTAGAGACAGAACCAAGAATCAGGAACATGAGATATCTGCATTTGCACCAATGCCTTCGGCTTCTCCGGTTAAATTTTCACCTGGTAAACCACCAGTTCCAATTTTTCTTGGAAAGCCCAGTAATGGTTTGCCAGCTGCTCATTCCAGGCACCTTAGATTCACTCCTGAATCTATGGTTCCTCACTTGGTTGGTTCTGAGAAGAACCATGATGAGCAAAGGACAGAAGGGTTTCTACATTTGCAGAACCTCTTGAAGCAATTTGATGATTCTGATCAGAGAGAATACATCCAGA CGCTTCGTTATTTATCGCCATCTGAGCTTAGCAGACATGCCGTTGAGCTAGAGAAAAGATCAATGCAGCTATCAGTTGAGGAAG CAAAAGAGATCCAAAGGATGATGGCTCTAAATATATTGGGGAAGTCTTCAATGACAAGCAATTTTTTATAG